In the genome of Augochlora pura isolate Apur16 chromosome 8, APUR_v2.2.1, whole genome shotgun sequence, one region contains:
- the Dom gene encoding domino helicase isoform X3 yields MSDKQSAPILPPLNGGGGNNGGGNGGTQQQTVSLQQVLATAQGLNVLTTGAGQQFVITSQVPGLTQVIPSNATTNSNIQQVGVTRLVNISSTPPRASTVGVAGASGSPLPSPSRQNSPKVVLATSPKLVRTSIGNMFVAPTSQASMQSPPARKKLKLADSTEKPIMCIDDAVGYRRRIMEHKMKRMRAIREKYAENASELFFLHAGGNMMDFQTWKKRQPSPQYLHFLRQNRLDPDDDDEDLTVPLPVISEIPLTPTVAPTVSSIVSVNQCPDVKISSINVTPVAVSTTLPAAVAQLNQQGSAPVISSSPKQVTTTVTAASAAAAAAPVAEKLSTTVTTVTTTTTTTTSTITVASTPIPTPTLTATVTTTASKMSTAPTSTSSTTPVIKLVKLPASNSTCDITNNQEQIVEKAKQEAYVMQRIAELQREGLWSERRLPKVQEPPRTKAHWDYLLEEMVWLAADFAQERKWKKAAAKKCARMVQKYFQEKAIQAQKAEKSQELRLKKIASFIAKEIKTFWTNVEKLVEYKQQTRLEEKRKQALDQHLNFIVGQTEKYSTWLTEGLNKTDGPQSIPASINSSRISSPVPPGKSHSDEDFQPNQSSDDDEETIAKAEEELKSVTNHKEEVELLKRESEIPLEDLLKDLPPDYLEDRKKNLSPSKEIANEGNDEKTTDGDTDFVAASDESSDEEETIMEQEKLEENADYKQELDDLKAENEMSIDELMNKYGNMSEAPMDVDQELGQDTDKESTKEEEGQENDEESISSENESEESDNEVGERESQTQSDNETDVGLKSLLEDISMEKSTDGKAAELDHSDAHDEMDNVAALAESIQPKGNTLLTTSVVTKIPFLLKHSLREYQHIGLDWLVTMYERKLNGILADEMGLGKTIQTIALLAHLACEKGNWGPHLIIVPTSVMLNWEMECKKWCPGFKILTYYGTQKERKQKRTGWTKPNAFHICITSYKLVIQDHQSFRRKKWKYLILDEAQNIKNFKSQRWQLLLNFQTQRRLLLTGTPLQNNLMELWSLMHFLMPNVFQSHREFKEWFSNPVTGMIEGNSEYNENIIRRLHKVLRPFLLRRLKTEVEKQLPKKYEHVVMCRLSKRQRYLYDDFMSRAKTKETLASGNLLSVINVLMQLRKVCNHPNLFEVRPTVSPFQMEAIEFVTASLVWNVLDYDPFKHIDLSSMNLLLCDLELSLTAFVAHRVRRIQTPRKLIEEIDSQPDPPPRCPAGKIKINVRLSNQAKPASTPQQTQTKLKNFAGILPSTRVGTSPLIKTLNNQSTAGQGVTLRVSGGQQLQGYSVQLVQHQGSVKVSFPVISPSGQRLTVLSKSLMGISTSATTVNKVVGGMVTTSSGTSGRPVMRVPPLNVTGSQSQPSTGNGQSPQQSIRCGIVTRHAQKESEKAQTKERPKSEFHLPQLEEERKQRRQDKLRLISNINERRCAACPLYGEDLFMALRIGKPSTACRWHNGWVHCASAKDNVRTRRQFFSRTEALAEAINSTEQIVEELKEVFERFVVHVPAVCAPTPRFHVSHPPPYKLFAQRRMQMALQRYLSPKFALFHPVASAMMTQFPDPRLIQYDCGKLQSLDRLLRKLKSDNHRVLIFTQMTRMLDVLEAFLNFHGHIYLRLDGTTRVDQRQVLMERFNGDKRIFCFILSTRSGGVGVNLTGADTVIFYDSDWNPTMDAQAQDRCHRIGQTRDVHIYRLVSEKTVEENILKKANQKRLLGDLAIEGGNFTTAYFKSSTIQDLFNIDQTENDASARMAEVLEQNKDRDKFLQKEGLGQNVDDKVAMGALETALAAAEEDLDVQAAKTAKAEAVADLAEFDENIPLDEAEKDDMQVSKAELEVQNLVSQLTPIERYAMKFVEESEGAFSAAQLAAAERELEEQKKEWELDRLRALREEEERRMRLADDDEKPLTFGREDAQNQVNNASNSKKLVSKKLPANSRGRRRRSSRRNNSKSAQESESESESTTESESESQEDAVEDSLDEESSHTESQSQGDEDDEEEEDEANDSERGGYPKRKNRSNKSFNQNHFDLNSPRTRSRGNVKINLWTLDVSPILPGIKPKCRGRASNMRKQRELEMRMKAEESFALPLPPSSSPKKLNASGRSDDEYRAANPKEDTDLKRIEANSKLSSSRSSTESVEDRKTIVNHCDAASSSRTNNKMDAQKDKDDFSYVSNSSEAESCAQLDESVSSGHQEEFSDEKVDDEETQDRINFTGYESAEQSNCADGADSSGEVENPDTSLLSQAEVTCSSAAESGTLKMISDSDLTQEINVSESLITAPFKSSTILQEANETTTKSSTDKLISLTLENPVISEADQDSTKKLELESNIADENNSDKRAESPVESNERSNESTVSDVKDESVNDNVYTSVIETSSSQNIGSEEEEEKEESRTKFNEEGTGSDENKQTQSSVDVSESGDTVESDSSLEIKLKSRKTETVSYGVTTRSGKINFTVEITESKDAFSEPGYPDSNVPKHNQENENSNISKKEASKVAPIKRPDTPRPLEQGRITRSSAGRSLTPPPSNSPSKSAPRRHQPDIPLTEGSKLSPRPVTRSSSNVNSPVRNEEQNVSSYEKPTTRSSKSLDNGFLCPAPSEMKDTGSPTAKPKKTLTEVVAPVNTSTLRKRPDTPVPTFEQVSRVTRSGLNFTLNSGKSSSPNHVAAPLKSNKHIRKTDTEAKAQEFLSPTKTLADTLSTDSNGNAVASEEFGKQDDSGFTEINEKPQRTAKVVAILTLDTRSNHSSKASSSVKTNSTDNKSLGKKNDSTTSPDKNCLLRISDVTSNCKLDGWCGTGLDNAPAVLTSVASTYASGKTGKATVSKAGSPLNSKLKTEKILPVIALVDLDNDSSYDSSDGSKRLRRKIKRNRLTSFSKPLSGKVEVEDKLDEQEEQIPPTKKSIRSQLSPSSSSSPPPTSQTAQLGKITSGTVS; encoded by the exons ATGAGCGATAAGCAGTCTGCACCTATTTTGCCACCCCTTAATGGGGGTGGAGGAAATAATGGGGGAGGCAATGGCGGTACACAGCAACAAACTGTTAGTTTGCAGCAAGTACTTGCCACTGCCCAGGGGCTCAATGTCCTCACCACTGGTGCTGGGCAGCAGTTTGTTATTACTTCCCAGGTTCCTGGTCTTACACAg GTTATACCAAGCAATGCAACAACAAACTCTAATATTCAACAAGTCGGTGTTACAAGACTTGTTAATATTAGCAGTACTCCACCACGTGCGAGTACTGTGGGAGTTGCAGGTGCTAGTGGTTCACCTCTTCCCTCTCCGTCTCGACAGAATTCACCTAAAGTTGTTCTAGCAACGTCTCCGAAACTTGTTAGAACCTCTATTGGCAACATGTTCGTTGCTCCAACATCTCAAGCTTCTATGCAGTCCCCGCCAGCGAGGAAAAAGTTGAAGTTAGCAGACTCTACCGAGAAGCCTATTATGTGTATAGACGATGCTGTGGGCTATAGAAGAAGAATTATGGAACACAAGATGAAGAGAATGCGTGCAATAAGGGAGAAATATGCTGAAAACGCATCCGAATTGTTCTTTCTACATGCCGGTGGCAATATGATGGATTTTCAAACTTGGAAGAAGAGACAACCGTCACCTCagtatttgcattttttacGGCAAAATAGATTAGATccggacgacgacgatgaaGATTTAACAGTGCCACTGCCAGTAATATCAGAAATTCCATTAACACCGACTGTTGCACCAACTGTCTCTTCAATAGTTTCTGTGAATCAGTGTCCTGACGTAAAAATTTCTAGTATAAACGTTACGCCAGTTGCAGTGTCTACAACCTTACCTGCTGCAGTAGCTCAACTTAATCAACAAG GTAGTGCACCAGTAATTTCGAGTTCCCCAAAACAAGTAACAACTACAGTAACAGCAGcatcagcagcagcagcagcagcaccagTTGCAGAAAAACTATCTACAACAGTTACTACAGTCACAACCACTACCACGACTACTACTTCGACTATAACTGTTGCTTCTACTCCCATTCCTACTCCTACTCTTACCGCAACGGTCACTACCACAGCATCAAAAATGTCTACTGCGCCTACTAGTACTTCCTCTACTACACCAGTTATAAAGCTTGTTAAATTACCAGCCTCTAATTCAACATGTGATATCACAAATAATCAAGAACAAATTGTAGAAAAAGCAAAACAG GAAGCATATGTTATGCAAAGGATTGCCGAATTGCAGCGCGAAGGGTTATGGTCGGAGAGAAGATTACCTAAAGTGCAAGAACCACCTCGTACGAAAGCTCATTGGGACTACTTGTTAGAGGAAATGGTCTGGTTGGCTGCTGATTTTGCTCAAGAACGGAAATGGAAGAAAGCGGCGGCGAAAAAGTGCGCGCGCAtggttcaaaaatatttccaggAGAAAGCAATTCAAGCACAAAAGGCCGAGAAGTCTCAAGAGCTTAGACTGAAGAAGATCGCTAGTTTTATAGCCAAGGAAATCAAAACTTTCTGGACGAACGTGGAAAAG TTGGTGGAGTATAAGCAACAGACAAGACTGGAAGAGAAAAGGAAACAGGCGTTGGATCAGCACTTAAATTTTATCGTTGGacaaactgaaaaatattcaacgtgGTTGACAGAGGGACTCAATAAAACGGACGGTCCACAAAGTATTCCGGCGTCCATTAATAGTTCACGGATATCTTCTCCAGTTCCGCCTGGCAAATCTCATTCTGATG AGGACTTTCAACCGAATCAAAGTTcagacgacgacgaggaaaCTATAGCAAAGGCAGAGGAAGAATTGAAATCTGTGACGAATCACAAGGAAGAggttgaattattaaaaagagaatCGGAAATTCCATTGGAAGACCTTCTGAAAGATTTGCCTCCCGATTACTTAgaagatagaaagaaaaatttgtctcCGTCAAAAGAAATTGCTAACGAA GGTAACGATGAAAAGACCACAGACGGCGATACAGATTTTGTTGCGGCCTCGGACGAATCTTCAGACGAAGAAGAAACTATAATGGAACAAgagaaattggaagaaaaCGCGGACTACAAACAAGAATTGGATGATCTCAAA GCTGAAAATGAAATGTCTATCGATGAacttatgaataaatatggcAATATGTCGGAAGCTCCAATGGATGTTGATCAAGAACTTGGGCAAG atACTGATAAAGAAAGCACAAAGGAAGAAGAGGGGCAGGAAAACGATGAGGAATCTATCAGCAGCGAAAATGAAAGTGAAGAAAGCGATAACGAAGTCGGCGAAAGGGAGTCTCAAACGCAAAGCGACAATGAAACTGATGTCGGACTGAAATCTCTTTTGGAAGATATTTCTATGGAAAAATCTACAGACGGCAAGGCTGCAGAATTGGATCATTCGGATGCTCACGATGAAATGGACAATGTGGCTGCATTGGCAGAAAGTATTCAACCCAAGGGAAACACTTTACTGACTACTAGC GTTGTTACTAAAATTCCGTTCCTTTTGAAACACTCTCTCCGGGAATACCAACACATAGGTTTGGATTGGCTTGTGACTATGTAcgaaagaaaactaaacggTATTTTGGCAGACGAAATGGGTTTAGGTAAAACGATACAAACGATTGCCTTACTTGCACACTTGGCATGTGAGAAAGGTAACTGGGGCCCGCATCTTATAATAGTACCAACCTCTGTAATGCTTAATTGGGAAATGGAATGCAAGAAATGGTGTCCCGGTTTCAAGATTTTGACGTACTACGGAAcgcagaaagaaagaaaacaaaaaagaacaG GTTGGACAAAACCCAATGCTTTTCACATATGTATCACATCGTATAAATTAGTTATTCAAGATCATCAAAGCTTTAGAAGGAAAAAATGGAAGTATCTTATATTGGACGAAgctcaaaatataaaaaattttaaatcacaAAGATGGCAATtgttattgaattttcaaacgcAACG aCGACTGTTACTAACGGGCACGCCACTTCAAAATAATCTTATGGAACTTTGGTCTCTgatgcattttttaatgccAAATGTATTTCAGTCACATAGAGAATTCAAAGAGTGGTTTAGCAATCCCGTCACAGGCATGATTGAAGGAAACAGTGAATACAATGAAAACATTATTCGTCGTCTACATAAG GTTTTACGGCCATTTTTATTACGGAGATTGAAAACAGAAGTAGAAAAGCAATTGCCTAAAAAATATGAGCATGTGGTGATGTGCCGTTTGTCGAAACGACAGCGATATCTGTACGATGATTTCATGTCTCGAGCAAA aacaaagGAGACTTTGGCTAGTGGTAATCTATTAAGCGTCATCAACGTGTTGATGCAGTTACGTAAAGTCTGCAATCATCCGAACTTGTTTGAAGTGAGGCCGACAGTTTCCCCTTTTCAAATGGAAGCTATCGAATTTGTTACTGCTTCGTTGGTATGGAATGTTCTTGATTACGATCCATTTAAG cATATCGACTTATCTAGTATGAATCTTCTTTTATGCGATTTGGAACTGTCACTTACTGCTTTCGTTGCGCATAGAGTAAGACGAATACAAACGCCACGAAAGCTTATAGAGGAAATAGACTCCCAACCGGATCCACCGCCAAGATGTCCAgctggaaaaattaaaattaatgtccGACTATCCAATCAAGCCAAACCAGCGTCTACACCGCAGCAAActcaaacaaaattaaaaaatttcgctGGTATCTTACCTAGTACTCGCGTTGGAACATCTCCcctaattaaaacattaaataatcaaaGCACTGCGGGACAAG GTGTCACGTTGAGGGTATCGGGTGGTCAACAATTACAGGGATATTCAGTTCAATTAGTTCAGCATCAGGGCAGTGTAAAAG TTTCCTTCCCAGTAATTTCTCCAAGCGGACAACGCTTGACGGTTTTATCAAAATCTTTGATGGGCATATCTACTTCGGCAACTACGGTGAACAAAGTTGTTGGAGGGATGGTTACGACGTCGAGTGGAACCAGTGGTAGACCCGTGATGAGAGTACCACCTCTGAATGTCACTGGTTCCCAGTCACAGCCCTCGACTGGTAATGGGCAATCTCCTCAGCAATCCATTCGTTGTGGTATTGTTACTAGACACGCACAAAAGGAGTCTGAAAAGGCACAAACGAAGGAACGTCCTAAGTCCGAATTTCATTTG CCTCAGTTGGAAGAGGAGCGAAAGCAAAGGAGGCAAGACAAGCTCCGTCTTATCTCGAATATCAATGAAAGAAGATGCGCAGCGTGTCCTCTGTACGGTGAAGACTTGTTCATGGCGTTACGGATTGGTAAACCATCTACAGCTTGTCGATGGCACAATGGATGGGTTCATTGCGCATCTGCCAAAGATAACGTTCGTACCCGCAGGCAATTCTTTTCCCGTACAGAAGCACTGGCGGAAGCAATCAACAGTACAGAACAAATCGTAGAAGAGCTTAAAGAAGTTTTTGAAAG GTTTGTTGTTCATGTTCCTGCTGTGTGCGCACCCACGCCACGTTTTCACGTTTCTCATCCACCTCCATACAAATTGTTCGCCCAGAGGCGTATGCAAATGGCGTTGCAACGTTATTTGTCGCCAAAATTCGCATTGTTCCATCCAGTAGCTAGTGCAATGATGACCCAGTTCCCAGATCCTCGACTGATACAGTATGACTGTGGAAAACTACAATCCCTGGATCGACTTCTTAGGAAGCTGAAATCAGACAACCATagagttttaatttttacacaaaTGACAAGAATGTTGGACGTTTTAGAAGCTTTCCTTAATTTCCACGGCCATATATATTTGCGTTTAGACGGTACCACCAGGGTGGATCAACGACAG GTTTTAATGGAACGATTCAATGGCGACAAACGAATATTCTGTTTCATCTTGTCGACAAGGTCTGGAGGCGTGGGCGTGAATCTTACAGGCGCCGATAccgttatattttatgacagCGATTGGAATCCCACCATGGATGCCCAAGCGCAGGATAGGTGTCATAGAATAGGTCAGACACGGGATGTACATATCTACAG gTTAGTAAGTGAAAAGACTgtggaagaaaatattctaaagaAGGCCAATCAGAAGCGATTGCTTGGAGACTTGGCTATCGAGGGAGGCAACTTCACGACTGCTTACTTTAAGAGc TCTACCATCCAAGATCTCTTCAACATCGATCAAACAGAGAACGATGCTTCGGCGCGAATGGCGGAGGTGTTGGAACAGAACAAAGATCGTGACAAATTCCTGCAGAAGGAAGGTCTAGGTCAAAATGTGGATGACAAGGTGGCGATGGGAGCGTTAGAGACTGCACTCGCTGCTGCTGAAGAGGATCTTGACGTTCAAGCAGCGAAAACTGCCAAGGCGGAAGCTGTTGCTGATCTAGCAGAGTTCGATGAGAATATACCTTTGGACGAGGCGGAGAAGGACGACATGCAAGTCAGCAAAGCTGAACTTGAGGTGCAGAACCTGGTGTCTCAG CTTACACCCATAGAACGTTACGCGATGAAATTTGTGGAAGAGTCTGAGGGCGCATTCTCGGCAGCTCAGCTAGCGGCTGCAGAACGTGAGCTAGAAGAGCAGAAGAAGGAATGGGAACTGGATCGACTGCGAGCGTTGCGTgaggaggaagagaggcgGATGAGGTTGGCCGATGACGACGAGAAACCCTTAACATTCGGCCGCGAGGATGCGCAGAATCAGGTTAATAATGCTAGTAATTCTAAGAAGTTAGTCAGTAAGAAACTGCCGGCAAATAgtagggggaggaggaggagaagctCGCGTAGGAACAATAGTAAAAGTGCTCAGGAGTCGGAAAGTGAAAGCGAGAGCACAACGGAATCGGAGTCAGAGTCGCAAGAGGATGCTGTGGAAGACAGCCTTGATGAGGAATCAAGTCACACGGAGAGTCAGAGTCAAGGGGACGAGGAcgatgaggaggaggaggacgaagCGAACGATTCCGAACGTGGAGGATACCCTAAGCGTAAGAACCGCTCTAACAAATCGTTCAACCAGAATCACTTTGATCTAAACAGTCCCCGTACAAGATCCAGAGGAAACGTGAAGATAAATCTGTGGACGTTGGATGTAAGTCCGATTTTGCCGGGCATAAAGCCAAAGTGTCGTGGCAGAGCGAGCAATATGAGAAAGCAGAGAGAGTTGGAGATGAGAATGAAGGCGGAAGAAAGCTTCGCGTTGCCTCTGCCACCGTCTTCAAGTCCGAAGAAGCTGAACGCTAGTGGAAGATCGGATGACGAGTACAGAGCCGCGAATCCGAAAGAAGATACAGATTTGAAACGCATCGAAGCGAACAGCAAGCTCTCGTCTAGCAGAAGCTCAACCGAGAGCGTCGAGGATCGTAAGACCATTGTGAATCATTGCGATGCCGCGTCTTCGTCGAGAACGAACAATAAAATGGATGCACAGAAGGATAAAGATGATTTTAGTTACGTTTCAAATTCTTCGGAGGCAGAATCATGTGCTCAGTTGGATGAATCTGTATCAAGTGGTCACCAGGAAGAATTTTCGGACGAAAAAGTCGATGACGAAGAGACACAGGATCGAATCAACTTCACTGGATACGAGTCAGCTGAGCAAAGTAACTGCGCGGACGGAGCAGATTCCAGCGGGGAAGTTGAGAATCCTGATACCAGTCTTCTGTCACAGGCTGAGGTCACATGCTCGTCCGCTGCGGAGTCGGGTACATTGAAGATGATATCGGATTCTGATTTAACCCAGGAGATAAACGTTTCAGAAAGTTTAATAACCGCGCCCTTCAAGAGCAGCACGATCCTTCAGGAAGCAAACGAAACCACTACGAAGTCGTCGAcggataaattaattagtttgaCTTTGGAGAATCCTGTCATCAGCGAAGCGGACCAGGATTCAACAAAGAAACTAGAGTTAGAAAGCAATATCGCTGATGAGAATAACAGCGATAAGAGAGCAGAAAGTCCTGTTGAATCGAACGAGCGATCCAATGAAAGTACAGTCTCTGACGTAAAGGACGAGTCCGTCAATGATAACGTGTATACATCTGTGATAGAAACAAGCTCTAGTCAGAACATCGGTagcgaagaagaggaagagaaagaagaaagccGTACTAAATTCAACGAGGAAGGAACGGGAAGCGACGAGAATAAACAGACACAATCTTCTGTGGATGTCTCTGAATCGGGCGACACGGTTGAATCTGATTCTTCCTTAGAAATCAAGCTCAAGTCTCGTAAAACTGAAACAGTGTCCTATGGAGTGACAACGAGAAGTGGAAAGATAAACTTTACAGTTGAGATCACTGAAAGCAAAGATGCGTTCAGTGAACCGGGCTACCCCGATTCGAACGTACCAAAGCACAAtcaagaaaacgaaaattcgAATATCAGTAAAAAGGAAGCGAGCAAGGTAGCCCCGATAAAAAGGCCGGACACGCCGAGACCCTTGGAGCAAGGTAGGATCACAAGATCTAGTGCCGGACGTTCGTTAACGCCGCCGCCGAGCAACAGTCCCTCAAAATCGGCCCCGAGAAGACATCAACCAGACATTCCACTAACCGAGGGCTCTAAGTTATCTCCCAGGCCAGTAACAAGGTCTTCGTCAAATGTAAATTCTCCGGTAAGAAACGAGGAACAGAATGTTTCCTCTTACGAAAAGCCAACCACAAGAAGTTCGAAGTCTTTGGACAACGGGTTCCTATGCCCCGCACCATCGGAGATGAAGGACACTGGTAGTCCTACTGCGAAGCCTAAGAAAACTCTAACCGAGGTCGTCGCACCTGTAAATACGAGTACCCTAAGAAAACGGCCAGACACACCGGTTCCCACATTCGAGCAGGTGTCGAGGGTCACGCGATCGGGCCTCAACTTTACATTAAATTCGGGAAAGTCATCCAGTCCTAACCACGTGGCTGCTCCTTTGAAAAGCAACAAGCACATCCGGAAGACAGACACAGAGGCGAAAGCGCAGGAGTTTCTGTCACCGACAAAGACACTCGCTGACACCCTCAGTACGGACTCGAATGGCAATGCGGTCGCTTCTGAGGAGTTTGGGAAGCAGGACGATTCAGGATTTACGGAAATAAACGAGAAGCCGCAACGGACGGCTAAGGTGGTCGCAATCCTGACATTGGACACCAGGAGCAATCACAGTAGCAAGGCTTCGAGTTCCGTGAAGACGAACTCTACTGACAATAAGAGCCTCGGTAAGAAGAACGACTCTACCACGTCGCCAGACAAGAACTGTCTTCTAAGGATCTCCGATGTTACGTCGAATTGCAAACTTGACGGCTGGTGCGGCACCGGGCTAGATAATGCTCCCGCAGTTCTCACAAGCGTGGCTAGTACTTACGCTTCTGGCAAGACAGGCAAAGCAACAGTGAGTAAGGCCGGGTCCCCGTTGAACTCCAAACTGAAGACAGAGAAAATACTGCCCGTGATTGCGCTGGTCGATTTAGACAACGATTCCAGTTACGATTCGTCGGACGGGTCTAAGAGATTGCGTCGGAAGATCAAAAGGAACCGCCTGACCTCATTCTCCAAGCCCCTGAGTGGTAAAGTGGAAGTAGAGGATAAGTTGGACGAGCAGGAGGAACAGATCCCACCGACTAAGAAGTCGATACGCTCTCAGCTCTCGCCTTCTTCGtcctcttctcctcctcctacgTCGCAGACGGCGCAGTTGGGAAAGATCACCAGCGGCACCGTGTCTTGA